Proteins co-encoded in one Stomoxys calcitrans chromosome 5, idStoCalc2.1, whole genome shotgun sequence genomic window:
- the LOC106085619 gene encoding alpha-tocopherol transfer protein-like produces the protein MAQIRPLNEELQKAAKEFLGEVPSRISEDLANLKEWIAQQPHLRANTDDQFLVAFLRGCKYSLEKAKSKIDKFFTLKGKFPELFGITDVNDERFREILKLGMWLYLPTPLHENGPRICFMRTSLYPADKYTMEEVMSVSNVLQEICLLDDDYANVNGIVFIGDFSKASMAHMFQWTPSLMKKATVFSEQAIPMRLKASHFIKTPSGFEPIFNMIKPMLSAKNQSRLFVHGNKLDSLAKEIPLKYLPKEYGGENGSFDEVIQEWEKKMDQYSEYFKKNAAFGTDEKLRPGKAIDFDSMFGIEGSFRKLAVD, from the exons ATGGCCCAGATAAGACCGCTGAATGAGGAACTACAAAAGGCCGCCAAGGAATTTTTGGGTGAAGTGCCGTCTCGCATCTCTGAGGACTTGGCTAACCTAAAGGAATGGATTGCCCAGCAACCTCATTTGAGAGCCAATACAGATGATCAATTTCTAGTGGCTTTTTTACGTGGTTGCAAATATAGTTTGGAAAAGGCCAAATCAAAGATTGATAAGTTTTTTACACTGAAAGGCAAGTTCCCTGAGTTGTTTGGCATAACGGATGTTAACGATGAAAgatttagagaaattttgaaaCTAGG CATGTGGTTGTATTTACCTACCCCCCTTCATGAAAATGGACCACGCATCTGCTTTATGCGCACCAGTCTGTATCCTGCCGACAAATACACCATGGAGGAGGTGATGTCAGTTTCAAATGTATTGCAAGAAATTTGCCTGCTCGACGATGACTATGCCAATGTCAATGGCATTGTGTTTATAGGAGACTTCTCAAAGGCCTCCATGGCCCATATGTTCCAGTGGACACCTTCGTTGATGAAAAAGGCCACAGTTTTTTCAGAGCAAGCCATACCCATGCGTTTAAAAGCCAGTCATTTTATAAAGACTCCTAGTGGATTTgagccaatttttaatatgattaAGCCAATGCTATCAGCCAAGAATCAAAGTAGA TTATTCGTTCATGGCAACAAATTGGATTCATTGGCCAAAGAGATACCCCTGAAATATTTGCCCAAAGAATATGGTGGCGAAAATGGTTCCTTCGATGAAGTTATTCAGGAGTGGGAAAAGAAAATGGATCAATACAGCGAGTACTTTAAGAAAAATGCTGCCTTTGGCACCGATGAGAAATTGCGTCCCGGCAAGGCTATTGATTTTGACAGCATGTTTGGAATAGAGGGCTCATTCCGTAAATTGGCTGTGGATTAA